A genomic region of Leptotrichia hofstadii contains the following coding sequences:
- a CDS encoding TraX family protein produces the protein MSLFVLKIIGIAAMFMDHYHYVVGGSLILNIVGRIAFPIFAFTLSEGYVHTRNLKKYLLRLFIFAAGMQIPSVIFGYKYPMNIFFTLFLGLLAIHILNFKKKYIKNQTFLWIIKIILTGFILIAAQWLEMDYGAYGILLIMNFNIFRTSKFHISMNFLILNILNLFFPDVFKLTETQFFSIVSLIFIFMYNGKKGRSMKYFFYLFYPVHFLILEGIRNIK, from the coding sequence TTGAGTTTATTTGTTTTAAAAATAATTGGTATAGCAGCGATGTTTATGGATCATTACCATTATGTGGTTGGTGGAAGCCTGATTTTAAATATTGTTGGGAGAATTGCTTTTCCAATATTTGCATTTACGCTAAGTGAAGGGTATGTACATACGCGAAATTTAAAAAAATATTTACTTAGACTTTTTATTTTTGCGGCAGGTATGCAGATACCGTCTGTCATATTTGGCTACAAGTATCCTATGAATATATTTTTTACATTGTTTTTAGGGCTTTTGGCAATCCATATCCTCAATTTTAAGAAAAAATACATAAAAAATCAGACATTTTTATGGATAATAAAAATTATTCTGACTGGTTTCATATTAATTGCTGCACAATGGCTTGAAATGGATTATGGAGCATACGGAATTTTGCTAATTATGAATTTTAATATCTTTAGGACTAGCAAATTTCACATATCAATGAATTTTCTTATATTAAATATTCTAAATCTGTTCTTTCCAGATGTCTTTAAGCTGACAGAAACGCAGTTCTTTTCAATAGTTTCGCTTATATTTATTTTTATGTATAATGGGAAAAAGGGAAGAAGTATGAAATACTTTTTTTATTTGTTTTATCCGGTACATTTTCTTATTTTAGAAGGAATAAGGAATATTAAGTAA